AAACAGATTTTAAAGGCGTTATCGTTCCAATGGAAAATTACAATGAAGCAAAACTGATTTCAGGCGTGGAAATTATTCCTGTTGATGAAATTACAGAACTGCTGGACTTTCTGGAAGGAAAAACTAATGTGGAAGCATTATGTAAAAAAGCTGTTGAAATGAACACTCCAAAATTGGAAAAATATGAAAATTCAGATGAAACTGTTGATTTTTCAGATGTAAAGGGACAACTGCTTGCAAAAAGGGCTTTAGAAATTGCAGCGGCTGGTGGACACAATGTATTTCTAATAGGCGATCCCGGTTCAGGCAAGTCAATGCTTGCAAAAAGATTTAACACAATTTTACCTGACATGCCTGAAGAAGAAATAATCGAAACAACAAAAATTTACAGCATTTCAGGAATGCTGAGCCAAAGTGAACCAATAATACGTAACCGTCCATTTAGAGCTCCACACTATTCAGCTACACAAGTGGCTCTAGTAGGTGGTGCAAATAGAGTTGGGGAAATTACGCTGGCACTAAATGGAATATTATTTTTAGATGAAATTGGAGAGTTTGAAGGAAAGACATTGGAAACGTTAAGACAGCCTCTGGAAGATGGAAAAATCGTTATTTCAAGAGCAAATTTAAGTGTAACCTATCCAGTAAAAAACATTACAATAACTGCCTCAAATCCTACTCCAAGCGGATATTTCCCTGATAATCCACTATGTAACGACAGTTTGCATGAAATAAAGCGTTATCAGAAAAAGTTTTCAGGACCGCTTCTCGACAGAATGGACTTGTATGTAGAAATGCATCAGTTGAAAAAAGACGAAATTTTTGACGAAACTTTATCAGAAAAATCAAAAGATATTCAGGCAAGAGTAATAAAAGCCCGTGAAATTCAAAGAGAACGTTTTAAATCAAATACTTTGAATAAAGATATGAATAAGAAACAGCTAAACAAATATTGTAAAATAGACGAAGAAAGCCAAGAAATTATGAAATCTGCCATTGATAATTTAAAATTGTCAGTCAGAATGTTTGATAAAATCTTGAAAGTATCCAGAACAATAGCAGATTTAGACGGTGAAGAAAACATAAAAAAGGAACATTTATTGGAGGCACTAAATTATCGAAGAAAATAAATAGCACTAAACTTATTAAAAAAAGAATTTTTTAATAACAAGCAGTCTTAATACTTGTAAAATAGCATAGTAAAACTAGTTTAAAACAGAACTCAAAAATTATGACTATTTTACTCAAACCCTAAATTATATAATTTCTAGCAGTTCAATTTTAAATGGGTTCGAGTATAAAATCAGAAAATTTATGAAATTAAATTTATTTTATATAAAATTACAAAAGTTTTTACGACGGGTATTTAAAAATTAAATTTGATTTTTTTTACAATTTGGCAAAATAAAAAATGTGTAACTATTCAAATAAAACTGAGTAATTACACATTTTTATATATTCTTTAATCTATTATTTTTTCTCATTAATCCGCTCTTCTATAAAATCAAGCAATTCTTTTCTTCCAGTATTTTTTAATGAAGAATAAAAAAATACATCTTCATTTTTAAATACAAGTTTTTTCCTAATCTCCTTTAACTGCTTAAATTTTTCATTATTTGACAATTTATCAGCCTTTGTAAAGATTATATAATATTCAATTTCAAAATGTTCCAGCCATTTTAACATTTCCATATCCTCATTTGACGGAACTCTACGCAAATCAAGCAATAAAAATACTACTTTTTCACGTTTTGACACAAGATAGCTTTCTATCGTTTTTCCCCAATTCCTTCTCACAGTCTCAGGCACTTTAGCAAATCCATATCCTGGCAAATCTACAAAATGAATTTTATCATTTATCAAAAAATAATTGATTAACTGTGTTCTTCCTGGTGTTTTACTTGTTCTTGCCAGATTTTTTCTTTTTGTGAGTGAATTTATAAGTGAAGATTTCCCCACGTTTGATCTTCCGATAAAAGAAAATTCCACAGTATTATTAAATTCTGGATAATCTTTTTCCACAACTGCCGATTTCACAAACTCTGACTTGTTTATTTCCATATTTCACCTATTCTTTCTTAAATTTTCTAATTTTTAAACTCATCCTTCGCATTTTCCAATGAAGTTTCTTCTGGAATAAAATACCAAACTCCATTGATCATTCTTCCATCTCCATTAATTTCATACTGCTCAATTTTTTTATTTAGCAGAAATGCTGGCAGTACTGACAGCCCTTTAATTGGATTTACTGCTATATCCATCTTTTCTTTTGCGTATCCGTAAACTTCTGGAATATATTTCCATCC
This is a stretch of genomic DNA from Leptotrichia hofstadii. It encodes these proteins:
- a CDS encoding YifB family Mg chelatase-like AAA ATPase — translated: MAISLFSCSYMGVDTYVVEVEVDLSRGLPVFNIVGMGDQAISESKERIRSCFKNVGFEFPVRRVLVNLSPANIRKKGSHFDLSIFLGILANTGHISNIEILKKYLILGEISLNGKIKSINGAINATILAKETDFKGVIVPMENYNEAKLISGVEIIPVDEITELLDFLEGKTNVEALCKKAVEMNTPKLEKYENSDETVDFSDVKGQLLAKRALEIAAAGGHNVFLIGDPGSGKSMLAKRFNTILPDMPEEEIIETTKIYSISGMLSQSEPIIRNRPFRAPHYSATQVALVGGANRVGEITLALNGILFLDEIGEFEGKTLETLRQPLEDGKIVISRANLSVTYPVKNITITASNPTPSGYFPDNPLCNDSLHEIKRYQKKFSGPLLDRMDLYVEMHQLKKDEIFDETLSEKSKDIQARVIKAREIQRERFKSNTLNKDMNKKQLNKYCKIDEESQEIMKSAIDNLKLSVRMFDKILKVSRTIADLDGEENIKKEHLLEALNYRRK
- the yihA gene encoding ribosome biogenesis GTP-binding protein YihA/YsxC, coding for MEINKSEFVKSAVVEKDYPEFNNTVEFSFIGRSNVGKSSLINSLTKRKNLARTSKTPGRTQLINYFLINDKIHFVDLPGYGFAKVPETVRRNWGKTIESYLVSKREKVVFLLLDLRRVPSNEDMEMLKWLEHFEIEYYIIFTKADKLSNNEKFKQLKEIRKKLVFKNEDVFFYSSLKNTGRKELLDFIEERINEKK